In the genome of Drosophila yakuba strain Tai18E2 chromosome 3R, Prin_Dyak_Tai18E2_2.1, whole genome shotgun sequence, one region contains:
- the LOC6535569 gene encoding UPF0565 protein C2orf69 homolog isoform X2 produces the protein MLGGGSGERLCTPSTSAGPFRIFSVAGFQNRANDIVYCPPIVRQHSVHVPEDSTAIIYFGGDVQDFPESMETNRDSRGYMKYNLENSAILLREAFPRSHIIVIRPVRMEFKTFSCFDNFVRGNNAGVPDHTPMNHALQHLEKLLQNLSQRLISIPENEILDQAAQAAAAAAAVAAAAAAAALTLSNATVTSESNSQSAPANDSSQEMDIDILQVQENITVDADGAVIFPIVGNEVPEAVNNVSGNNGNIGGGGNEDSVNNHQEQVNNQQLQQQQQTPAAIKMTSPTTAINPTNNVEHYNNDCGTRQAPAATATTASAMGTSTCTATSDSNPLWWRENLNLDKSKLVLIGFSKGCVVLNQFIYEFHYLKTLTPDDSSMCRLLSRISDMYWLDGGHGGQKNTWITSRSLLETLTRMGMNIHVHLTPYQVQDDRRPWIRKEEKLFTEMLRRLNAPITRHLHYDNQPANLMTHFEVLQAFCQHVHALNQQQQQIQQQQGAGNSEQSSAAVAATNNGSNNLLEAGEEAK, from the exons ATGCTTGGCGGCGGCAGCGGGGAGCGTCTGTGCACGCCAAGCACTTCGGCCGGCCCATTCCGCATCTTTTCCGTGGCCGGATTCCAGAACCGGGCCAATGACATCGTCTACTGCCCGCCAATTGTGCGCCAGCACTCGGTGCACGTGCCGGAGGACTCCACGGCCATAATCTACTTTGGTGGGGACGTCCAGGACTTCCCGGAGAGCATGGAGACGAACCGCGACAGCCGGGGCTACATGAAATACAACCTCGAAAACTCGGCTATCCTCCTGCGCGAGGCCTTTCCCCGGTCACACATAATCGTCATCCGGCCCGTGCg CATGGAGTTTAAGACCTTTAGTTGCTTTGACAACTTTGTGAGGGGCAACAACGCAGGAGTTCCAGATCACACGCCCATGAATCATGCCCTCCAGCACTTAGAAAA ACTGCTTCAGAATCTATCGCAGCGCCTGATCTCCATACCAGAGAACGAAATCCTGGATCAGGCCGCCcaggcagcggcagctgctgcggcagtggctgctgctgccgcggCCGCAGCTCTAACACTATCCAATGCCACGGTCACCTCGGAGTCCAACTCACAATCGGCACCGGCCAACGACAGCAGCCAGGAGATGGACATTGACATACTGCAGGTGCAGGAGAATATCACAGTCGACGCGGATGGGGCAGTAATATTTCCCATAGTGGGCAATGAAGTTCCAGAGGCAGTGAACAATGTGTCCGGGAATAATGGCAACATCGGCGGTGGCGGCAACGAAGATAGTGTGAACAACCACCAAGAGCAAGTGAACAaccagcagctgcaacagcagcagcaaacgcCGGCGGCCATAAAAATGACTTCTCCTACTACGGCGATAAATCCCACCAACAATGTGGAGCACTACAACAACGATTGTGGTACGAGGCAGGCTCctgctgccactgcaacaACAGCCTCGGCCATGGGCACCTCCACATGCACGGCAACCAGCGACAGCAATCCGCTTTGGTGGCGGGAGAACCTCAATCTGGACAAATCCAAGCTGGTGCTGATTGGCTTTAGCAAGGGCTGCGTCGTGCTCAATCAA ttcaTCTACGAGTTTCACTATCTGAAAACTCTTACGCCCGACGACAGCAGCATGTGCCGCCTTCTCTCCCGAATTTCAGACATGTACTGGCTGGATGGCGGCCACGGGGGCCAAAAGAACACATGGATCACATCCCGAAGTTTGCTGGAAACACTAACGCGAATGG GCATGAACATCCATGTGCACCTGACGCCCTATCAGGTGCAGGATGATCGTCGCCCCTGGATTAGAAAGGAGGAAAAGCTATTCACGGAGATGCTACGGAGGCTGAATGCGCCGATCACCCGGCACTTACACTACGACAACCAGCCGGCGAATCTGATGACCCACTTCGAGGTGCTTCAGGCCTTTTGCCAGCACGTGCATGCGCtcaaccagcagcaacagcaaatccagcagcagcagggagcCGGAAACAGTGAGCAGTCTTCGGCGGCGGTGGCCGCCACCAACAATGGTAGCAACAATCTGTTGGAAGCCGGCGAGGAGGCAAAGTGa
- the LOC6535569 gene encoding UPF0565 protein C2orf69 homolog isoform X1, whose product MLGGGSGERLCTPSTSAGPFRIFSVAGFQNRANDIVYCPPIVRQHSVHVPEDSTAIIYFGGDVQDFPESMETNRDSRGYMKYNLENSAILLREAFPRSHIIVIRPVRMEFKTFSCFDNFVRGNNAGVPDHTPMNHALQHLEKLLQNLSQRLISIPENEILDQAAQAAAAAAAVAAAAAAAALTLSNATVTSESNSQSAPANDSSQEMDIDILQVQENITVDADGAVIFPIVGNEVPEAVNNVSGNNGNIGGGGNEDSVNNHQEQVNNQQLQQQQQTPAAIKMTSPTTAINPTNNVEHYNNDCGTRQAPAATATTASAMGTSTCTATSDSNPLWWRENLNLDKSKLVLIGFSKGCVVLNQFIYEFHYLKTLTPDDSSMCRLLSRISDMYWLDGGHGGQKNTWITSRSLLETLTRMAGMNIHVHLTPYQVQDDRRPWIRKEEKLFTEMLRRLNAPITRHLHYDNQPANLMTHFEVLQAFCQHVHALNQQQQQIQQQQGAGNSEQSSAAVAATNNGSNNLLEAGEEAK is encoded by the exons ATGCTTGGCGGCGGCAGCGGGGAGCGTCTGTGCACGCCAAGCACTTCGGCCGGCCCATTCCGCATCTTTTCCGTGGCCGGATTCCAGAACCGGGCCAATGACATCGTCTACTGCCCGCCAATTGTGCGCCAGCACTCGGTGCACGTGCCGGAGGACTCCACGGCCATAATCTACTTTGGTGGGGACGTCCAGGACTTCCCGGAGAGCATGGAGACGAACCGCGACAGCCGGGGCTACATGAAATACAACCTCGAAAACTCGGCTATCCTCCTGCGCGAGGCCTTTCCCCGGTCACACATAATCGTCATCCGGCCCGTGCg CATGGAGTTTAAGACCTTTAGTTGCTTTGACAACTTTGTGAGGGGCAACAACGCAGGAGTTCCAGATCACACGCCCATGAATCATGCCCTCCAGCACTTAGAAAA ACTGCTTCAGAATCTATCGCAGCGCCTGATCTCCATACCAGAGAACGAAATCCTGGATCAGGCCGCCcaggcagcggcagctgctgcggcagtggctgctgctgccgcggCCGCAGCTCTAACACTATCCAATGCCACGGTCACCTCGGAGTCCAACTCACAATCGGCACCGGCCAACGACAGCAGCCAGGAGATGGACATTGACATACTGCAGGTGCAGGAGAATATCACAGTCGACGCGGATGGGGCAGTAATATTTCCCATAGTGGGCAATGAAGTTCCAGAGGCAGTGAACAATGTGTCCGGGAATAATGGCAACATCGGCGGTGGCGGCAACGAAGATAGTGTGAACAACCACCAAGAGCAAGTGAACAaccagcagctgcaacagcagcagcaaacgcCGGCGGCCATAAAAATGACTTCTCCTACTACGGCGATAAATCCCACCAACAATGTGGAGCACTACAACAACGATTGTGGTACGAGGCAGGCTCctgctgccactgcaacaACAGCCTCGGCCATGGGCACCTCCACATGCACGGCAACCAGCGACAGCAATCCGCTTTGGTGGCGGGAGAACCTCAATCTGGACAAATCCAAGCTGGTGCTGATTGGCTTTAGCAAGGGCTGCGTCGTGCTCAATCAA ttcaTCTACGAGTTTCACTATCTGAAAACTCTTACGCCCGACGACAGCAGCATGTGCCGCCTTCTCTCCCGAATTTCAGACATGTACTGGCTGGATGGCGGCCACGGGGGCCAAAAGAACACATGGATCACATCCCGAAGTTTGCTGGAAACACTAACGCGAATGG CAGGCATGAACATCCATGTGCACCTGACGCCCTATCAGGTGCAGGATGATCGTCGCCCCTGGATTAGAAAGGAGGAAAAGCTATTCACGGAGATGCTACGGAGGCTGAATGCGCCGATCACCCGGCACTTACACTACGACAACCAGCCGGCGAATCTGATGACCCACTTCGAGGTGCTTCAGGCCTTTTGCCAGCACGTGCATGCGCtcaaccagcagcaacagcaaatccagcagcagcagggagcCGGAAACAGTGAGCAGTCTTCGGCGGCGGTGGCCGCCACCAACAATGGTAGCAACAATCTGTTGGAAGCCGGCGAGGAGGCAAAGTGa
- the LOC120322009 gene encoding polyadenylate-binding protein 1-B-like produces MRKGTAALKRQQVAQLRHHHQQLLAAAPELALASSSRLAAALISSAVALSASSASLVNNHHHSHMQQQQPQQPPQARHHHHPATSYRHHHHHHSHHYSHHHHHQCRSKRKLQKLYYTLCR; encoded by the coding sequence ATGCGCAAGGGAACCGCCGCCCTCAAGCGTCAGCAGGTGGCGCAGCTGCGCCATCACCACCAACAGCTGCTGGCTGCCGCTCCGGAGCTTGCCCTGGCCTCCTCTTCGCGCCTGGCTGCGGCCCTGATCTCGTCGGCGGTGGCCCTAAGCGCCTCGTCCGCGAGCCTTGTAAATAATCATCACCACAGCCAtatgcaacaacagcaaccgcagcagccGCCACAGGCGCGCCACCATCACCATCCGGCAACATCTTACAggcatcaccaccaccaccactcaCATCACTACTcgcaccaccatcatcatcagtgTCGCTCGAAACGCAAACTGCAGAAATTGTATTATACGCTTTGCCGTTAG
- the LOC6535568 gene encoding glucosidase 2 subunit beta produces the protein MRKTWVKRENIYFKPFYKQKSKMFLLLIFLVGISFIAYQAFSLNQLPGVPAPWNLQQIKRKHQQMMQSLGSKQRDVDDFDGGGGDAVTPAGGETLAVAGHEDPIKIVRGTRLFDYDAYKPNFEGKFRCLDGSKEIPFDHLNDNYCDCEDDGSDEPSTNACTKGRFYCRYQKRHITGRGLDVYVASSRINDHVCDCCDGSDEWSTATKCPNDCA, from the exons ATGCGTAAGACGTGGGTGAAGAGGGAGAATATATACTTCAAGCCCTTCTACAAGCAGAAGTCAAAGATGTTCCTGCTGCTTATCTTCCTGGTGGGGATTTCCTTTATCGCGTATCAG GCCTTCTCGCTGAACCAGCTGCCCGGAGTGCCCGCTCCTTGGAATCTGCAGCAGATCAAACGAAAGCACCAGCAGATGATGCAGTCTCTGGGCAGCAAGCAGCGCGACGTGGACGACTTCGATGGCGGAGGAGGGGATGCAGTTACTCCGGCAGGCGGAGAAACATTAGCTGTGGCTGGCCACGAGGATCCAATCAAGATTGTCAG GGGCACAAGACTCTTCGACTACGACGCCTACAAGCCCAACTTCGAGGGCAAGTTCCGGTGTCTGGATGGCTCCAAGGAGATTCCGTTCGATCACCTGAACGACAACTATTGCGACTGTGAGGATGACGGCAGCGATGAGCCCAGCACGAATGCCTGCACCAAGGGGCGGTTCTACTGCCGCTACCAGAAGCGTCACATCACGGGCCGGGGCCTGGATGTCTACGTGGCCAGCAGCCGAATCAATGACCACGTGTGCGACTGCTGCGACGGCAGCGACGAGTGGAGCACGGCGACCAAGTGCCCCAATGACTGTGCGTAG